The following proteins are encoded in a genomic region of Necator americanus strain Aroian chromosome II, whole genome shotgun sequence:
- a CDS encoding hypothetical protein (NECATOR_CHRII.G8510.T2): MQRLHCWLDQLTLRRSRNRDATGARRSVSQSVAPSCRLNMESKSKQHTAELKPVNVPLITSTITTTTTAAAAAAAAAPPPAMARKLETGSFARRRGIRTNPWLYGENSLRNSSTFRAEPPALAQSLDRHRYLPPTTLLGVKSLEESTCSSGYGSQDCSPDSSVHLPSWQTASSPFADEPIDDGCFLEETSSFSTYDNVCDDDEHIYHELELCCRAPERSYSSEQLSSLDDSRSSSPLYARPDSPIYAQPWTHYQLVPKHRIPNVIFAQRNPNLKPLTVRNQSFRRMLPEIHSDYAKPYAVSTSMTYLDRTNSFVYPGSYFSKVSNMHVYEEPRKEKEEPMEETEEEFLTELDAQIAELQLRSDELRSIVEKARLRRNVNWLRPPMECTFELSI, encoded by the exons ATGCAGCGTTTGCACTGCTGGCTCGATCAGCTGACGCTCCGCCGCTCGCGGAACAGGGATGCGACTGGCGCACGTCGAAGTGTTAGTCAAAGTGTGGCGCCGAGTTGTCGTCTGAACATGGAGTCGAAATCGAAGCAACATACTGCCGAGCTGAAACCAGTCAACG TGCCGTTGATCACTTCTAccatcaccaccaccaccaccgctgCTGCTGCCGCTGCCGCCGCTGCTCCTCCTCCGGCAATGGCGCGGAAACTTGAGACGGGGTCATTTGCTAGGAGACGG GGTATTCGCACGAATCCATGGCTATACGGTGAGAATTCGTTGAGGAACTCGTCCACATTTCGTGCTGAACCACCGGCGCTAGCACAATCACTCGATCGACATCGTTATCTGCCACCAACCACATTGCTTGGAGTGAAAAGTTTAGAGGAGAGCACATGTAGTTCCGGATATGGAAGTCAGGATTGCAG TCCGGACTCATCCGTACATCTGCCATCATGGCAGACAGCAAGCAGTCCATTTGCGGACGAACCAATTGATGATGGATGTTTCCTCGAAGAAACGTCCTCATTCTCAACCTATGACAATGTTTGCGACGATGATGAGCACATTTACCATGAGCTGGAG CTCTGCTGTCGTGCTCCTGAACGAAGCTACAGCTCGGAGCAGCTGTCCAGCCTGGACGATTCACGCTCCAGTTCACCGCTTTACGCTCGTCCAGATTCTCCGATCTACGCTCAACCATGGACACATTATCAGCTCGTGCCCAAGCATCGAATCCCTAACGTCATCTTCGCACAACGTAATCCAAACCTTAAACCGCTTACCGTACGAAATCAGTCGTTCCGACGTATGCTGCCCGAAATCCACAGCGATTACGCGAAACCCTACGCTGTTTCCACATCGATGACCTATTTGGACCGTACAAATTCCTTCGTGTATCCAGGATCATATTTCTCGAAAGTCTCTAATATGCATGTTTATGAGGAACcgagaaaggaaaaggaggaaCCGATGGAGGAGACAGAGGAGGAGTTCCTCACGGAGTTGGATGCGCAAATCGCCGAGTTGCAG
- a CDS encoding hypothetical protein (NECATOR_CHRII.G8510.T1), with protein sequence MHFSGGGEGGGGGGGGDGQRILLDSAQNRIETYFFGGNFIALPLDWVTFFDVEFEANLIYVYISNVEMQRLHCWLDQLTLRRSRNRDATGARRSVSQSVAPSCRLNMESKSKQHTAELKPVNVPLITSTITTTTTAAAAAAAAAPPPAMARKLETGSFARRRGIRTNPWLYGENSLRNSSTFRAEPPALAQSLDRHRYLPPTTLLGVKSLEESTCSSGYGSQDCSPDSSVHLPSWQTASSPFADEPIDDGCFLEETSSFSTYDNVCDDDEHIYHELELCCRAPERSYSSEQLSSLDDSRSSSPLYARPDSPIYAQPWTHYQLVPKHRIPNVIFAQRNPNLKPLTVRNQSFRRMLPEIHSDYAKPYAVSTSMTYLDRTNSFVYPGSYFSKVSNMHVYEEPRKEKEEPMEETEEEFLTELDAQIAELQLRSDELRSIVEKARLRRNVNWLRPPMECTFELSI encoded by the exons ATGCACTTTTctggaggaggagaaggaggcggaggaggaggaggaggcgaTGGCCAGAGAATTCTTCTCGACTCGGCGCAGAATCGAATCGAGACCTACTTCTTTGGCGGAAATTTTATTGCACTTCCGCTTGATTGGGTAACGTTCTTTGATGTGGAATTCGAAGCGAAtttaatatatgtatatatctcAAATGTAG AAATGCAGCGTTTGCACTGCTGGCTCGATCAGCTGACGCTCCGCCGCTCGCGGAACAGGGATGCGACTGGCGCACGTCGAAGTGTTAGTCAAAGTGTGGCGCCGAGTTGTCGTCTGAACATGGAGTCGAAATCGAAGCAACATACTGCCGAGCTGAAACCAGTCAACG TGCCGTTGATCACTTCTAccatcaccaccaccaccaccgctgCTGCTGCCGCTGCCGCCGCTGCTCCTCCTCCGGCAATGGCGCGGAAACTTGAGACGGGGTCATTTGCTAGGAGACGG GGTATTCGCACGAATCCATGGCTATACGGTGAGAATTCGTTGAGGAACTCGTCCACATTTCGTGCTGAACCACCGGCGCTAGCACAATCACTCGATCGACATCGTTATCTGCCACCAACCACATTGCTTGGAGTGAAAAGTTTAGAGGAGAGCACATGTAGTTCCGGATATGGAAGTCAGGATTGCAG TCCGGACTCATCCGTACATCTGCCATCATGGCAGACAGCAAGCAGTCCATTTGCGGACGAACCAATTGATGATGGATGTTTCCTCGAAGAAACGTCCTCATTCTCAACCTATGACAATGTTTGCGACGATGATGAGCACATTTACCATGAGCTGGAG CTCTGCTGTCGTGCTCCTGAACGAAGCTACAGCTCGGAGCAGCTGTCCAGCCTGGACGATTCACGCTCCAGTTCACCGCTTTACGCTCGTCCAGATTCTCCGATCTACGCTCAACCATGGACACATTATCAGCTCGTGCCCAAGCATCGAATCCCTAACGTCATCTTCGCACAACGTAATCCAAACCTTAAACCGCTTACCGTACGAAATCAGTCGTTCCGACGTATGCTGCCCGAAATCCACAGCGATTACGCGAAACCCTACGCTGTTTCCACATCGATGACCTATTTGGACCGTACAAATTCCTTCGTGTATCCAGGATCATATTTCTCGAAAGTCTCTAATATGCATGTTTATGAGGAACcgagaaaggaaaaggaggaaCCGATGGAGGAGACAGAGGAGGAGTTCCTCACGGAGTTGGATGCGCAAATCGCCGAGTTGCAG